CCAATCGCACGTAGGTGAGCGCGCCGTCGGGAGCGTTCGCGGCCCGCAGGCGCCCGATCAGGGCCGCTTGTCCGCGGCTGGCCCGGCTCACGACGTCATGTCCTGGAGCACGCGGATCTGCACATTCGCAGCCAGCGTGGTGCTCGGGTTGGTCACGTAGATCGACGCGGCCACGTCGGTCGTGATCGGGTTCGCGAGCCCGCACCCGAGGTACCACACGTAGGGCTTGTTCGCGCCGATCGTGAGCGTGTTCCCCGGGCTCGTCCCGCTGTTCGTCTCGATCGTGACGTTCTGGTCGCTCAGGATGTACAGCGACTGGATCTTGTCCGCGTCCAGGTCGATGTCGGCGCGCAGGTCGGTCGTGTTCGCCGGGACCGTCAGGTCCAGGTTCGTTTCCCCGTTGGCGGTGACCGTGACCACGTTGGTGATGGCCTCCCCGTTGCGCGCCCACGAGAGCGTCAGCGAGTGGCTGATTCCGGGTGCGAGCGCCAGGAGCGCCACGGTCGCGATCAGGAGTACGGTCATGGGTCTCACCGGTTCGGGGTGTCAAGGGAACGGGCGGTGTACGGGCCGGGCGGGGGAGCGAGCGAATCTCCCCCGCCGGCGGAAGGCCGTTACGCGCTCGGGTCGTGGCGCACGAGGCACGTGGACCCGTTCCCGCTGCACGCGGTCACGGTGACCCCGAAGATCTTGTTGGTCGAGGCCGTGAGGGTGACCTTCTTGGCCGCGGCGTCCCAGTACACCTTCTTGTCCGCGGCGATGATCCCGTCCCCGGTCATCAGGTACACCCCGCCCTCGCCGGCCAGCGCGCCCAGGGCGCCGTCGGGGATGTCCCGGTGCGC
This region of Gemmata massiliana genomic DNA includes:
- a CDS encoding DUF2190 family protein, whose translation is MPYDAQFSSGNPLMVDHTPSGAAVLAGTVVVTNDTPRVAHRDIPDGALGALAGEGGVYLMTGDGIIAADKKVYWDAAAKKVTLTASTNKIFGVTVTACSGNGSTCLVRHDPSA